The following nucleotide sequence is from Ferruginibacter lapsinanis.
CTCTCCATTCTTTCACTACCCACTTTTCAGGATATTCCATGGGAAAAAAAATATCATGAATATGAATTTTTACTCCTTTCTTTAAATAGGGTAAAATATTAAAATAAATATAATTAACGTCACTGCCAGATTTTGATACATGAGAAGTGTCGATCAAAAGAAAATCTCCTGATTCGAGGGTTTCAAAAAATGAAATGTCAACATCTTGCACTTTTTTCTTTTGAATATTAACATTTTCGCCGGGCTTAAGAATACTTTCTAATCTTTCGGGATTGGGCTCAATAAAAGTGATCGATGTTTCGTTTGACAAAAACCTTTCATTTGTGTCCAAAATCAATGCAGATGAAAAACCGGCTCCTATCTCTACTATTTTTTTAGGTTTGAAATGCCTAAGCATTGAAAACATGGTTACGGCATCTGCATAAGTAAAAAATTCATTATTGTAATAATACCTTAATCCGTCTTTTACCGAATCTCCAAATGGCAATTCATTATAGTAGTTCTGAAACAGCTTGAGTAATTCAATTTGGTCATTTTCTCTAAAGTCGATCTCAATAGGTAAATAAGTATCAGATGCCTCCCGGGTTTTCTGCTGAGCATAATATTCTTCGGCATTCACAATACAACTGTAATAATGGCCGGGAGGAAATCCACATAATTCATGGAGATGCTCAACTTCTGCGATAAGTCTCTTTACAGAAGGGAACAATCGTAAAAACTTATCAATAGCTCTGTTAAACAAAGACATAGTTTTTATTTTAAATAGGCCATACTTGTCCTCGCCTCTTTTCTCGATTTCGAAATTTTTCGAAAATATGTAACTGAAGTAAATGTCAGCTTAATTGTAAAAAACAATTCTTTCCATTTTCTAAATATCAACAGGTATACACATCTGTCAAATTTAGTCTTGAGAAAATTCAATAAAAGAAATTTGTAAGAAAGCTGTATGTTTTTTAATTCAATAAATACAACGATCAGCTGTCTTTTTAAATTAAACTTTACAGTTTCCCAATTCTTGACCTCTCCATCGTGA
It contains:
- a CDS encoding class I SAM-dependent methyltransferase, which codes for MSLFNRAIDKFLRLFPSVKRLIAEVEHLHELCGFPPGHYYSCIVNAEEYYAQQKTREASDTYLPIEIDFRENDQIELLKLFQNYYNELPFGDSVKDGLRYYYNNEFFTYADAVTMFSMLRHFKPKKIVEIGAGFSSALILDTNERFLSNETSITFIEPNPERLESILKPGENVNIQKKKVQDVDISFFETLESGDFLLIDTSHVSKSGSDVNYIYFNILPYLKKGVKIHIHDIFFPMEYPEKWVVKEWRGWNEIFLLRAFLAFNADFSVLFFNSFLQKRHKEYLSEKMPLFLKQGTTVSGGIWIERV